A window of Tatumella citrea genomic DNA:
AGGCCGGACAGGTGATATGACAGAGTTTACGGGCAAGACCCACAACATCGCGCCCACCGTAAGGAGTAAACCCTGCGGTGCGCCGCCGCCCGGTAAGTTGCCGGAAATTACGCTGACGTTCTGGCTGGTGAAGATGATGTCAGCCACATGCGGACAGGCTGCCGCCGATTATCTGAATATTCACTGGCAGTTAGGGCTGAACCCTACGCTGTTACTGAGTGGTTTACTGTTGATCATCGCACTGTTTTATCAGATGAATGCTACACAGTATCAGGCGATAAGTTACTGGGCGACACTTTCGCTGGTCAGTATTTTCAGCACGCTAACCACCGACAGTCTGACTGATGTCTGGCAATTATCACCCTGTATCTCTGCTCCGGGATTTGCCGGATTGTTACTGATTATCTTTATAACCTGGTATATCAGGGAAAAAACGCTGGCTCCTGAACTGACGGATAACCCCTGCCGCGAGACCTGCTACTGGCTGGCGATGTTTGGCAGCTGTTCTCTTGGGACTCTGGCCGGAGATGGTCTGGCAAACCGGCTGGCACTGAGCTACGACAGTACCGCACTGTTTTTTGGCGTATGGGTGGCAATTGTTACCGTGGCCTGCTTTACCTTTAATGCCAACAGGGTGCTGTGTTTCTGGTGTGCCTGCGTTCTGACCCGTCCGTTTGGTGAGGCTTGTAGTGATTTGTTATTACAGCCTAAAGAGGAGGGGGGCATCGGTCCCGGGGAATCACTGATAAGCCTGGTGCCGGTGGGAAGTTTATTTATTATGGCCGGTGAAAGGGTGTTGCAGCAGTGGCGTTATCGCTCTGCTAAGACGGTGAGATAACCAGGTTGCGGGTGGCTGTTAGCACGATAATTTCCTGCCGCCCACATCCGGAATTTATTTCTTAATAAAAGCTGATTTTCCGTCGTCACCCGGTTGAGCGGTGGCGTACCACGCCATCAGTTCTGCGCAGCTGGTTTCGCCCTCGGCCGGAGCCCACGCGGCTGAGTCCTGTTCACTGACCGGCTGGTAGGCTCCCTGTTTGACTTCAAAAATAATCCCACCAGGATCGAGAGATAATACCGCATGCCAGACGCCGGCTTCGGTCTCCAGTACCCGACTCTCTTCCCCAAGAATTGCCCGCCGCAGAACTTTACCCTCATCGTCAAAATGCAGTACCAGGAAGCGGCCACTTAATGGCAGCAACAACTCGAAGGTATGTGGATGGCGGTGGG
This region includes:
- a CDS encoding COG4705 family protein, which gives rise to MTEFTGKTHNIAPTVRSKPCGAPPPGKLPEITLTFWLVKMMSATCGQAAADYLNIHWQLGLNPTLLLSGLLLIIALFYQMNATQYQAISYWATLSLVSIFSTLTTDSLTDVWQLSPCISAPGFAGLLLIIFITWYIREKTLAPELTDNPCRETCYWLAMFGSCSLGTLAGDGLANRLALSYDSTALFFGVWVAIVTVACFTFNANRVLCFWCACVLTRPFGEACSDLLLQPKEEGGIGPGESLISLVPVGSLFIMAGERVLQQWRYRSAKTVR
- a CDS encoding WbuC family cupin fold metalloprotein, with the protein product MKQITLSDMQQQSAAAAASPRLRAHRNLHPELTDPVQRLAIAMEPGTYVRPHRHPHTFELLLPLSGRFLVLHFDDEGKVLRRAILGEESRVLETEAGVWHAVLSLDPGGIIFEVKQGAYQPVSEQDSAAWAPAEGETSCAELMAWYATAQPGDDGKSAFIKK